The genomic interval TATAAAAATAAATAACGACACAAACACAATTATTCGTGAGGGTGTTGCGAGCATCATCAACCCATTTGATATGTATGCAATCGAAGAAGGTTTGCAAATTCGCGAAAAGCATGGTGGCACAGTTACAGTCATCAGCATGGGACCTCCTCAAGTAGAATCTGCTTTGCGAGAAGCTCTTGCACTCGGAGTGGATGAATCAATTTTAATCACCGATAGAAAATTTGCCGGTGCGGATACGCTTGCCACAAGTTATACCCTGGCAGCAGCCATTGATAAGATTGGCGGTTATGATATAATTCTTTTCGGCAAACAAGCCATTGACGGCGATACGGCTCAGGTCGGTCCGGGTGTGGCTACTCACCTGAAAATCCCTCAAATCGCTTTCGTGAAAAAGATTGAAGAGATTGCTGACGGAAAAATTACTGTTCAGCGGATGATGGAAGACGGATATGATGTAATCAAGACAAAACTTCCGGTTGCCATCACCGTGGTAAAAGATATTAACGAACCTCGTCTTCCCTCGTTGCGAACAAAAATGAAAGCGAAACGCGCCGAGATTAAAACATTTTCATTTGAAGACCTTCACCTTGACGAAGATATGATCGGTTTGGACGGCTCCCCGACTTTTGTTGAAAAAATATTTACCCCAACAATCGAAAAGAATAATGAAATCATCATAGGTGAACCTGAAGAAATGGCTGAAAAACTTGTTGAAAAATTAAAGGAAATTAGAAATTAAATCAATTAGAGTCTATCNNNNNNNNNNNNNNNNNNNNNNNNNNNNNNNNNNNNNNNNNNNNNNNNNNNNNNNNNNNNNNNNNNNNNNNNNNNNNNNNNNNNNNNNNNNNNNNNNNNNTTGAAAAAATATTTACCCCAACAATCGAAAA from Candidatus Cloacimonadota bacterium carries:
- a CDS encoding electron transfer flavoprotein subunit beta/FixA family protein, whose product is MDIIVCIKQVPDTTDIKINNDTNTIIREGVASIINPFDMYAIEEGLQIREKHGGTVTVISMGPPQVESALREALALGVDESILITDRKFAGADTLATSYTLAAAIDKIGGYDIILFGKQAIDGDTAQVGPGVATHLKIPQIAFVKKIEEIADGKITVQRMMEDGYDVIKTKLPVAITVVKDINEPRLPSLRTKMKAKRAEIKTFSFEDLHLDEDMIGLDGSPTFVEKIFTPTIEKNNEIIIGEPEEMAEKLVEKLKEIRN